A stretch of the Halomonas sp. BDJS001 genome encodes the following:
- the rbfA gene encoding 30S ribosome-binding factor RbfA, with protein MREFKRTDRVADQLQKELAVLIQREVKDPRLGMVTVSGVTVSRDLGYSDVYVTLLGEQEPERIKENLQVLKRAAGFLRSQIAKRIKLRHVPELRFHFDESVVRGQQLSSLIDEAVTTDRARYQDDKGDSDAEQSEETR; from the coding sequence ATGCGCGAATTCAAGCGTACCGACCGGGTAGCCGACCAGCTCCAGAAGGAGCTGGCGGTATTGATCCAACGCGAAGTGAAAGACCCACGTTTAGGCATGGTCACGGTCAGCGGTGTCACCGTTAGCCGCGACCTTGGCTACTCTGATGTCTATGTCACGCTGTTGGGTGAGCAAGAGCCCGAGCGTATTAAAGAGAATCTGCAGGTGCTTAAGCGCGCCGCCGGTTTTCTAAGAAGTCAGATTGCCAAGCGCATCAAGCTACGTCATGTACCGGAGCTGCGTTTTCATTTCGATGAAAGCGTGGTGCGCGGTCAGCAACTCTCTTCATTGATTGATGAGGCGGTGACGACGGATCGTGCACGCTATCAAGACGATAAGGGTGACAGCGATGCCGAGCAGAGTGAGGAAACTCGCTAG
- the secG gene encoding preprotein translocase subunit SecG: MQVAILMIHVVIAVALVVLILLQQGKGAEAGAAFGGGASQTVFGSRGSGNFLSRTTAVLAAGFFVTSMALAYFATQAGQAPEAGIPDSRLIEQQQSVPTLDDRPADVDNAAPVLEESSE; the protein is encoded by the coding sequence ATGCAAGTTGCAATTCTTATGATCCATGTGGTGATTGCGGTCGCCCTGGTGGTACTCATTCTGCTTCAGCAGGGTAAAGGTGCCGAGGCCGGCGCTGCCTTCGGGGGCGGTGCTTCACAAACGGTATTTGGCTCGCGGGGTAGCGGTAACTTCCTGTCGCGCACGACGGCTGTGTTGGCGGCGGGCTTTTTCGTCACCTCGATGGCGTTGGCTTATTTTGCTACCCAGGCAGGCCAAGCGCCAGAAGCCGGGATTCCCGACTCGCGCCTGATCGAGCAGCAGCAAAGCGTTCCAACGCTTGACGACAGGCCAGCAGACGTGGATAATGCCGCGCCAGTGCTAGAGGAAAGCAGCGAGTAA
- the nusA gene encoding transcription termination factor NusA, whose amino-acid sequence MSKEILMVVDAISNEKGVPRDVIFEAVEAALASASRKRFEREEANVRVHIDRRTGEYETFRTWTVVEDDEFETPDYEIKQSIAEQRDPPLKLGDVVEKSIENASFGRIAAQTAKQVIVQKVREAERAEVVRQYADREGELVAGIVKKTTRDGLIIDLGENAEAFLPRNEMIHGERYRMNERVRALLVKVDPDARGAQLQLSRTCPELIIELFKIEVPEIAEQLIEIKGAARDPGSRAKIAVKTNDRRIDPVGACVGMRGSRVQAVSSELQNERVDIVLWDDNPAQLVINAMAPADVGSILVDEDAHAMDVAVAQDNLAQAIGRSGQNVRLASELTGWRINVMTEEEAESKRDQEIDSLVDSFIQHLDVDEDVARLLVEEGFTTLEEVAYVPMEEMLEIEEFDEDLVEQLRARAKDELLTMAIASEEALDGAQPAADLLEMDGMERHLAFILASRGIVTMEDLAEQSVDDLVDIEELDEARAAALIMTARAPWFEIDDASDSNTQ is encoded by the coding sequence ATGAGTAAAGAAATTTTAATGGTCGTTGACGCGATCTCCAATGAGAAGGGCGTCCCGCGTGATGTCATCTTCGAGGCGGTAGAAGCCGCTCTTGCGAGCGCGTCACGCAAGCGTTTTGAAAGAGAAGAAGCCAATGTGCGCGTGCATATTGACCGTCGCACTGGCGAATACGAAACCTTCCGCACCTGGACAGTGGTGGAAGATGACGAATTCGAAACGCCAGATTACGAAATTAAACAGAGCATTGCCGAACAGCGCGACCCACCGCTGAAATTGGGCGATGTGGTGGAAAAAAGCATCGAAAATGCCTCGTTTGGCCGTATCGCTGCACAAACCGCCAAGCAGGTTATCGTACAGAAAGTGCGCGAAGCCGAGCGGGCTGAAGTGGTGCGCCAATATGCTGATCGTGAAGGCGAGCTGGTGGCGGGCATCGTTAAAAAGACCACCCGTGATGGCCTGATCATTGATTTGGGCGAAAACGCTGAGGCGTTCCTGCCGCGCAATGAAATGATTCACGGCGAGCGTTACCGCATGAACGAGCGGGTACGCGCCTTGTTGGTCAAAGTGGATCCAGACGCACGCGGTGCCCAGTTGCAGCTATCGCGGACGTGCCCGGAGCTGATCATCGAGCTGTTCAAAATTGAAGTGCCAGAGATCGCCGAGCAGTTGATTGAGATCAAAGGCGCTGCGCGGGACCCCGGCTCACGGGCCAAAATTGCGGTAAAAACCAACGATCGTCGCATCGATCCTGTGGGTGCCTGTGTGGGTATGCGCGGTTCGCGTGTGCAGGCAGTCTCTTCGGAGCTGCAAAACGAGCGTGTCGATATCGTGCTTTGGGACGATAACCCCGCACAGTTAGTGATTAACGCCATGGCGCCTGCCGATGTTGGGTCTATTCTTGTTGACGAAGACGCCCACGCAATGGACGTGGCCGTGGCGCAAGATAACCTTGCTCAGGCCATTGGCCGGAGCGGGCAGAACGTGCGTTTGGCTTCTGAGCTTACCGGCTGGCGAATTAATGTCATGACCGAAGAGGAAGCGGAATCTAAGCGCGATCAAGAGATTGATAGCCTGGTGGACTCTTTTATCCAGCACCTCGATGTGGATGAAGATGTCGCTCGCCTGTTGGTGGAAGAGGGGTTCACTACCCTGGAAGAAGTCGCCTACGTGCCGATGGAAGAGATGCTCGAAATCGAAGAGTTCGATGAAGATTTGGTCGAGCAGCTACGCGCACGGGCGAAAGACGAGCTGCTGACGATGGCCATTGCCTCGGAAGAAGCGCTAGACGGTGCCCAGCCAGCAGCTGATCTGCTGGAGATGGATGGCATGGAGCGCCACTTGGCCTTCATTCTCGCCAGCCGCGGCATTGTCACTATGGAAGATCTCGCCGAGCAGTCTGTCGACGATCTGGTCGATATCGAGGAGTTGGACGAAGCGCGCGCAGCGGCACTGATCATGACTGCCCGTGCGCCCTGGTTTGAAATCGATGACGCATCGGATTCGAACACACAGTAA
- the rimP gene encoding ribosome maturation factor RimP, with amino-acid sequence MATKHAALHALIEPVVAAMGFELWGIEHLSQGKNSRLVIYIERESGVSVEDCADISRQVSAVMDVEDPIAGEYRLEVSSPGMARPLYSLDQFSRFQGHHVALKLRTAFDGRRKYQGLLVGVEGDEVLLQLDGEEYCFPIESIDSAHIVPQFDD; translated from the coding sequence GTGGCCACTAAACACGCTGCGCTTCACGCGCTGATAGAACCTGTTGTTGCTGCCATGGGCTTTGAGCTATGGGGCATTGAGCATCTTTCCCAGGGCAAAAATTCGCGTCTGGTGATCTATATTGAGCGCGAGAGTGGCGTCAGCGTGGAAGACTGCGCAGATATTAGCCGCCAAGTCAGTGCCGTTATGGATGTAGAAGACCCCATTGCCGGTGAGTACCGGTTGGAAGTCTCTTCGCCCGGTATGGCACGCCCCTTGTATTCCCTGGATCAGTTTTCCCGCTTTCAAGGTCATCACGTCGCGCTGAAACTGCGCACTGCCTTTGATGGGCGGCGCAAGTATCAGGGGCTTTTGGTCGGTGTAGAGGGGGATGAAGTGCTCCTGCAACTGGATGGCGAAGAGTACTGCTTTCCAATTGAGAGTATTGATTCTGCTCACATTGTACCGCAGTTCGACGATTGA
- the infB gene encoding translation initiation factor IF-2 yields MSDMTVKDFAVKVGRDVPRLLEQMKEAGLKHARESDAVSEEDKQKLLSFLKKSHGGSDTAEAGKNRITLTRKTRSRINTGERGKTIEVQVRKKKTYVKSAEEEKPKAPEPSYTGPRQLVGDMAEAEAERKVSDARAAEEKAAAQKAQAAKEAEEAAAKKEAAAKKPAETKPKAEKASAAPDIPVPDLEIDDTPSGDDMPPAPPKEGRTDRRTAPPKKTAAKNKGRRDDEDRGDREERKRGGGKKVKRAEQRRGGRRGGSQSGNGKHAFQKPTQPIVREVSIPESISVAELADKMSIKANEVIKAMFNMGAAVTINQTIDQDTAAIVVEEMGHTPKLVKDDALETEMLEGISYEGEEITRSPVVTVMGHVDHGKTSLLDYIRKAKVATGEAGGITQHIGAYHVEDNHGGVTFLDTPGHAAFTAMRARGAKATDVVILVVAADDGVMPQTIEAIEHSKAAEVPMVVAVNKIDKAGIDLDRIKNELSQHGVISEEWGGDTQFVHVSAKTGEGIEELLEAIQLVSEVLELKAVPSAPGKGVVVESRLDKGRGPVATVLVQNGTLKKGDIVLAGLHYGRVRALTNELAQQVDEVGPAMPVEIQGLGGTPDAGDDFMVVADEKKAREVANFRQGKYREVRLARQQKAKLENMFSQMGQDEVAKVNIVLKADVQGSLEAIKGALEELSTGEVEVAVVSSGVGGITGTDANLALASEAIVVGFNVRADAAAREIVEREGLDLRYYSVIYQLIDEVKQAMSGMLAPEWKEEIVGIAEVRDVFRAPKIGAIAGCMVIEGSVHRNKKIRVLRDDVVIYEGELESLRRFKDDVQEVRNGMECGIGVKNYNDVQVGDKIEVFDQVKVERSL; encoded by the coding sequence ATGTCAGATATGACAGTTAAAGATTTCGCAGTAAAGGTGGGCCGTGATGTGCCTCGCCTGCTAGAGCAAATGAAGGAAGCGGGTTTAAAGCACGCTCGAGAAAGTGATGCCGTGTCTGAAGAAGATAAGCAGAAGCTGCTGAGTTTTTTGAAGAAGAGCCACGGCGGTAGCGACACCGCTGAAGCGGGTAAAAACCGCATCACGCTGACGCGCAAAACCCGTAGCCGTATCAATACCGGCGAGCGCGGTAAAACCATTGAAGTGCAGGTACGTAAGAAAAAGACTTACGTCAAAAGCGCCGAAGAGGAAAAGCCGAAAGCGCCGGAGCCTAGTTACACCGGCCCGCGCCAGCTAGTGGGCGATATGGCGGAAGCCGAAGCAGAGCGTAAAGTAAGCGATGCGCGTGCAGCCGAAGAAAAAGCGGCTGCGCAGAAGGCCCAGGCAGCTAAGGAAGCTGAAGAGGCGGCGGCAAAGAAAGAGGCAGCCGCTAAGAAGCCGGCTGAGACCAAGCCAAAAGCTGAAAAAGCGTCTGCAGCGCCGGATATCCCAGTGCCCGATCTTGAGATCGACGACACGCCTTCCGGTGACGATATGCCGCCAGCGCCGCCCAAAGAGGGCCGCACTGACCGTCGTACCGCTCCGCCGAAGAAGACGGCAGCGAAGAATAAAGGTCGTCGCGACGATGAAGATCGGGGTGATCGCGAAGAGCGCAAACGCGGTGGCGGCAAGAAGGTGAAACGTGCCGAGCAGCGTCGCGGTGGTCGCCGTGGTGGCAGCCAGAGCGGCAATGGAAAGCACGCTTTCCAGAAGCCAACTCAGCCCATCGTGCGTGAAGTATCGATCCCTGAGTCGATCAGCGTAGCGGAGTTGGCCGACAAAATGTCGATCAAGGCCAACGAAGTGATCAAGGCCATGTTTAACATGGGCGCGGCGGTAACCATCAACCAAACCATCGATCAGGATACCGCTGCGATCGTGGTAGAAGAGATGGGCCATACGCCGAAGCTGGTAAAAGACGATGCGCTGGAAACGGAAATGCTCGAAGGCATCTCCTATGAAGGCGAAGAGATCACGCGCTCACCCGTTGTTACTGTAATGGGGCACGTTGACCACGGTAAAACTTCGCTGCTGGATTATATCCGTAAAGCGAAGGTGGCCACCGGTGAAGCCGGTGGTATTACCCAGCATATCGGTGCCTACCACGTGGAAGATAACCACGGTGGCGTTACCTTCCTGGATACCCCAGGCCACGCGGCGTTTACCGCCATGCGTGCCCGCGGTGCCAAGGCGACCGATGTGGTCATTCTGGTGGTGGCTGCCGACGATGGCGTGATGCCGCAAACCATTGAAGCGATTGAGCACTCTAAAGCCGCTGAAGTACCCATGGTGGTAGCGGTCAACAAGATCGATAAAGCTGGCATCGATCTTGACCGCATCAAGAACGAGCTTTCGCAGCACGGCGTGATCTCGGAAGAGTGGGGCGGTGACACCCAGTTTGTTCACGTTTCCGCCAAAACCGGTGAAGGTATTGAAGAGTTGTTGGAAGCGATCCAACTGGTCTCTGAAGTGCTTGAGCTTAAAGCCGTTCCGTCTGCGCCGGGTAAAGGCGTAGTGGTTGAGTCACGCCTTGATAAAGGTCGTGGTCCGGTCGCTACTGTACTGGTTCAGAACGGTACGCTGAAAAAGGGTGATATCGTCCTGGCTGGCCTGCACTACGGCCGCGTGCGTGCGCTGACCAACGAACTTGCCCAGCAAGTAGACGAGGTTGGCCCGGCCATGCCGGTAGAGATTCAAGGCTTGGGCGGCACCCCGGACGCCGGTGATGACTTTATGGTCGTGGCCGACGAGAAGAAAGCCCGCGAAGTGGCTAACTTCCGTCAAGGCAAATACCGCGAAGTGCGCCTGGCGCGTCAGCAGAAGGCCAAGCTGGAGAACATGTTCAGCCAGATGGGCCAAGACGAAGTGGCCAAGGTCAACATCGTCCTCAAAGCCGACGTTCAAGGTTCTTTGGAAGCGATCAAAGGCGCCCTGGAAGAGCTCTCTACCGGTGAAGTGGAAGTGGCCGTGGTCTCTTCAGGTGTCGGTGGTATCACCGGTACCGATGCCAACCTGGCGCTTGCGTCAGAAGCCATCGTGGTCGGCTTTAACGTCCGTGCTGACGCTGCTGCCCGCGAGATCGTTGAGCGCGAAGGTCTGGATCTACGCTACTACAGCGTTATTTACCAGCTGATCGACGAGGTCAAGCAGGCGATGAGCGGTATGCTCGCACCTGAGTGGAAAGAAGAGATCGTCGGTATTGCCGAAGTGCGCGATGTGTTCCGTGCACCGAAGATTGGTGCCATCGCCGGCTGTATGGTGATTGAAGGCAGCGTGCATCGTAATAAGAAGATCCGCGTGTTGCGTGACGATGTCGTGATCTACGAAGGCGAGCTCGAATCGCTGCGCCGCTTCAAAGACGATGTACAGGAAGTGCGCAACGGCATGGAGTGTGGCATCGGCGTGAAGAACTACAACGATGTCCAAGTCGGCGATAAGATCGAAGTCTTCGACCAAGTGAAGGTCGAGCGTAGCCTGTAA
- the tpiA gene encoding triose-phosphate isomerase, translating to MRTPLIAGNWKMNGSVALINEFGQAFSAAVSPTNLDVVIIPPFPYLDAARHAFEGTVLSLGAQTLNPIHSGAHTGEVSGRMLKEFAVSYVLVGHSERRQLYKENDEQILARLLAALNVDLKPILCVGESLEERDAGRTMDVVLRQVGYVMSRLEPDQRKQVVIAYEPVWAIGTGRTASPEQAQEVMAGIRAYQAGFDKGLAEQLRLLYGGSMNASNAAELLAQPDIDGGLVGGASLKIDDFYAICQSAG from the coding sequence ATGCGTACGCCTTTAATCGCCGGCAACTGGAAAATGAACGGTTCCGTGGCGTTGATCAATGAGTTCGGTCAGGCCTTCTCTGCCGCCGTATCGCCAACGAACTTGGATGTGGTTATTATTCCGCCGTTCCCCTATTTGGATGCGGCGAGACACGCGTTTGAAGGGACGGTGCTGTCGTTAGGCGCACAAACATTGAACCCCATTCACTCTGGGGCGCATACCGGCGAAGTCAGTGGTCGCATGCTAAAAGAGTTTGCGGTCTCTTATGTGTTGGTGGGGCACTCCGAGCGACGCCAGCTCTACAAAGAGAACGATGAACAAATTTTAGCGCGCCTTTTGGCAGCCTTAAATGTTGATCTCAAGCCGATCCTTTGTGTAGGTGAGTCTCTAGAGGAGCGCGACGCAGGCCGCACGATGGATGTAGTGCTTCGTCAAGTGGGCTATGTAATGTCTCGCCTAGAGCCCGATCAGCGCAAGCAGGTCGTGATTGCCTACGAGCCCGTTTGGGCCATTGGTACTGGGCGTACGGCCAGCCCTGAGCAGGCCCAGGAAGTGATGGCAGGCATCCGTGCCTACCAAGCGGGCTTCGATAAGGGGCTCGCTGAGCAACTGCGCTTGCTTTACGGTGGCAGCATGAACGCAAGCAATGCGGCTGAGCTGCTCGCTCAGCCCGATATCGACGGCGGTCTAGTGGGCGGAGCCTCACTCAAGATCGATGATTTTTATGCCATTTGTCAGTCAGCAGGATAA
- the pnp gene encoding polyribonucleotide nucleotidyltransferase: MLKEVAVNPVKKTFQYGRSTVTLETGRIARQATGAVMVTMDDTVVLCTVVARKEANPSQPFFPLSVHYQEKTYAVGKIPGGFFKREGRPTEKETLTSRLIDRPIRPLFPKGFMNEVQVVCTVLSTDRNHDPDIAALLGTSAALSISGVPFSGPIGAARVGFNEDKGYFLNPTVEELATSELDMVVAGTEKAVLMVESEAKELLEDEMLGAVLFAHEEMQVAITAINELVAEAGKPRWEWQAAEENQALKAAMADAFEAKVGDAYRITDKMQRQDALAELKEQAIELLAADEGEPVNDKFSRDEVKGAFAGLEKRVVRSRVIKGEPRIDGRDNQTVRPLAIEVGVLPKAHGSAIFTRGETQAIAVATLGTLRDSQLIESLEGERKDRFMLHYNFPPFSVGEAGFIGGPKRREIGHGRLARRGVQAMLPSEEAFPYTIRVVSEITESNGSSSMASVCGSSLALMDAGVPLKAPVAGIAMGLVKDDDGFAVLTDILGDEDHLGDMDFKVAGSEEGITALQMDIKIEGINEEIMELALQQALTARLSILEQMNVVISQSRSDVSDNAPSMATIKIDPDKIRDVIGKGGATIRKICEDTGASIDLDDDGTVRIYAEDKAAAKRAIDTVLAITAEAEIGKLYRGKVVRIADFGAFVNIMPGTDGLVHISQIVAERVNNVRDFLNEGDEVIVKVLDIDNRNRVKLSMKEITEEEKAAFTAEAAETEATI, from the coding sequence ATGCTGAAGGAAGTCGCTGTGAATCCGGTAAAGAAAACGTTCCAGTACGGTCGTAGCACCGTCACGCTCGAAACCGGGCGTATTGCTCGCCAGGCCACCGGCGCTGTCATGGTTACCATGGATGACACCGTTGTACTGTGTACCGTGGTTGCTCGTAAAGAGGCTAACCCGAGCCAACCCTTTTTCCCCCTCTCGGTACACTACCAAGAGAAAACCTACGCAGTGGGCAAGATTCCTGGCGGCTTCTTCAAGCGCGAAGGTCGTCCCACTGAGAAAGAGACGCTGACCTCGCGGCTGATTGATCGCCCGATTCGTCCGCTATTTCCCAAAGGCTTTATGAACGAAGTGCAGGTCGTCTGTACCGTTCTCTCCACCGACCGCAACCACGATCCGGATATCGCTGCTTTGCTTGGCACCTCGGCGGCGCTGAGCATCTCTGGCGTGCCGTTTAGTGGCCCGATTGGCGCAGCCCGCGTTGGTTTTAACGAAGACAAAGGCTACTTCCTCAACCCCACGGTTGAAGAATTGGCCACCTCTGAGCTGGACATGGTCGTCGCCGGTACTGAAAAAGCCGTGCTGATGGTTGAGTCTGAAGCTAAAGAGCTGCTTGAAGACGAAATGCTGGGCGCCGTACTGTTCGCGCACGAAGAGATGCAGGTTGCCATTACGGCGATCAACGAGCTGGTTGCCGAAGCGGGCAAGCCGCGCTGGGAGTGGCAGGCTGCCGAAGAGAACCAGGCGCTGAAAGCCGCCATGGCCGATGCCTTTGAAGCGAAAGTGGGCGATGCTTACCGCATCACCGACAAAATGCAGCGCCAGGATGCACTGGCTGAGCTGAAAGAGCAGGCGATTGAGCTACTGGCTGCCGACGAAGGCGAGCCGGTGAATGACAAATTCAGTCGCGACGAAGTGAAAGGTGCTTTTGCGGGCCTGGAGAAACGCGTGGTGCGTTCACGGGTTATCAAAGGCGAGCCGCGTATTGATGGTCGTGACAACCAGACCGTTCGCCCGCTGGCCATCGAAGTCGGTGTGCTGCCCAAAGCCCACGGTTCCGCCATCTTTACCCGTGGTGAGACCCAAGCGATTGCCGTGGCGACGCTGGGTACCCTGCGTGATTCCCAACTGATCGAGTCCCTGGAAGGCGAGCGTAAAGACCGCTTTATGCTGCACTACAACTTCCCTCCCTTCTCAGTAGGCGAAGCGGGCTTTATAGGTGGCCCGAAACGTCGTGAAATCGGTCATGGTCGCTTGGCGCGTCGTGGCGTCCAGGCGATGCTGCCATCCGAAGAAGCTTTCCCTTACACCATTCGTGTGGTGTCTGAAATTACCGAGTCCAATGGCTCAAGCTCCATGGCTTCTGTGTGCGGCTCTTCGCTGGCCTTGATGGATGCAGGCGTGCCGTTGAAAGCACCGGTCGCCGGGATTGCCATGGGCCTGGTGAAAGACGATGACGGTTTTGCCGTCTTGACTGATATCCTGGGTGATGAAGATCACCTTGGCGATATGGACTTTAAAGTCGCTGGTTCTGAAGAGGGCATTACCGCCCTGCAGATGGATATCAAGATCGAAGGCATCAATGAAGAGATTATGGAGCTCGCGCTGCAGCAAGCACTGACTGCGCGACTGAGTATTCTCGAGCAGATGAATGTCGTTATCAGCCAGAGCCGTAGCGATGTCTCCGACAACGCGCCGTCCATGGCAACGATCAAAATCGATCCGGACAAGATCCGTGACGTTATCGGTAAAGGTGGCGCAACCATTCGCAAAATCTGCGAAGACACCGGCGCCTCTATTGATCTCGACGACGATGGCACCGTGCGTATTTACGCGGAAGATAAAGCCGCCGCCAAGCGCGCCATCGACACCGTACTGGCGATTACCGCTGAAGCGGAAATCGGCAAGCTGTATAGGGGCAAGGTCGTGCGTATTGCCGATTTTGGTGCCTTCGTTAATATCATGCCGGGTACCGATGGCCTGGTGCACATCTCGCAAATCGTTGCCGAACGCGTTAACAACGTGCGCGACTTCTTGAACGAAGGCGATGAAGTGATCGTTAAGGTTCTGGATATCGACAACCGCAACCGCGTTAAGCTGTCGATGAAAGAGATCACCGAAGAAGAGAAAGCCGCTTTTACCGCGGAAGCAGCGGAAACCGAAGCGACGATTTAA
- the truB gene encoding tRNA pseudouridine(55) synthase TruB: MARQRRGLPVNGVLLLDKPKGVSSNHALQRVRRLFQAQKAGHTGTLDPMATGLLPICLGEATKFSSHLLEADKVYRTRIELGVITDTGDAEGTVMEQHEVPSLSVDDVEAVLSRFRGEIDQVPPMYSALKHNGKKLYELAREGKQVERAARRVSVYDARLLAFEDTAFELEVSCSKGTYIRTLAEDIGQALGCGAHISQLRRLKTGPFLADAMWTLEALEALADQAALEAELMPVDVLVDHLPLLTVDDTAHSRLAHGQPAALETGALAPDEVARLYYAETFIGLGVVKGAQEVAPKRLLSTVAIS; the protein is encoded by the coding sequence GTGGCGCGTCAACGTCGCGGCTTGCCGGTTAATGGCGTACTGCTGCTGGATAAGCCCAAGGGCGTTTCCAGTAACCATGCATTGCAGCGAGTCCGCCGACTGTTCCAGGCCCAAAAAGCCGGGCACACCGGCACGCTAGACCCAATGGCAACCGGCTTATTGCCGATTTGCCTGGGCGAAGCGACCAAGTTCTCGTCGCACTTGCTGGAAGCCGACAAGGTGTATCGCACCCGGATTGAACTGGGGGTGATCACCGATACCGGCGATGCGGAAGGTACGGTGATGGAGCAGCACGAGGTTCCCAGCCTAAGCGTCGATGACGTGGAGGCTGTGCTTAGCCGTTTTCGCGGTGAGATTGACCAAGTGCCGCCGATGTACTCGGCCTTAAAGCATAACGGCAAAAAACTTTACGAGTTGGCCCGTGAAGGCAAGCAGGTAGAGCGTGCAGCCCGGCGCGTAAGCGTGTATGATGCGCGCCTGCTAGCGTTTGAAGACACTGCTTTCGAGCTGGAAGTAAGCTGCAGTAAAGGCACTTACATCCGCACGTTAGCCGAAGATATTGGCCAAGCGCTTGGCTGTGGCGCGCACATCAGTCAACTAAGAAGGCTCAAAACGGGGCCCTTTTTAGCCGACGCGATGTGGACGCTAGAGGCCTTGGAAGCATTGGCCGACCAAGCGGCACTGGAAGCTGAGCTTATGCCCGTGGATGTGCTGGTGGATCATTTGCCGTTACTGACGGTAGACGACACCGCCCATTCTCGTTTGGCCCACGGCCAGCCCGCTGCTCTCGAAACCGGCGCATTAGCCCCGGACGAAGTAGCCCGACTTTATTACGCCGAGACGTTTATCGGCCTTGGCGTAGTGAAAGGTGCCCAGGAAGTGGCACCAAAGCGGCTGTTAAGTACTGTCGCTATCTCGTAA
- a CDS encoding MFS transporter → MEQQQAPRWWAVVAVMIGIFLLVTAEQLPIGLLSQVADSMGVTPGMAGLMVTVPGVVAAFSAPLLPVAVGRLDRRIMLTVLMAVMVAGSLLSALASSFILLLAARVLVGLSIGGFWAVAGSIAPRLVPEAQVPKAMTMIFGGVAAASVLGVPLGTLLGDLSNWRVAFGALGVLSLLTAAALWCWLPPLPPREPVRLKVLAQQFTNRGVRVAVLTTAFVVVGHFAAYTFISPILQEISGISQRHVSSLLLLYGAAGIVGNIAAGMFAGRHPYRAVLAIPSLLLLVVAVFPLLGVQPSSGVILLMVWGAVFGSVSVSIQTWILRTAPNTEAATALMAFTFNMSIGLGAMVGGRIVDSTSLPIAMWAASGLFLLGALLVLSTPAKVVGQKTR, encoded by the coding sequence ATGGAGCAGCAACAAGCGCCGCGTTGGTGGGCGGTGGTGGCCGTGATGATCGGCATTTTTTTACTGGTGACCGCTGAGCAGCTGCCGATTGGGTTGCTCTCTCAAGTGGCCGATTCAATGGGCGTTACCCCAGGCATGGCAGGCTTAATGGTCACCGTGCCCGGTGTGGTCGCTGCCTTTTCAGCCCCTTTGTTGCCGGTAGCGGTGGGGCGCTTGGACAGGCGCATTATGCTCACGGTATTGATGGCCGTAATGGTGGCCGGGAGTCTGCTATCGGCATTGGCCAGCAGCTTTATCCTGTTACTTGCCGCCCGCGTGCTGGTGGGGCTTAGTATTGGTGGCTTTTGGGCGGTGGCGGGCAGCATTGCCCCACGCCTGGTGCCAGAGGCTCAGGTGCCAAAAGCGATGACGATGATTTTTGGTGGTGTCGCGGCGGCCTCGGTGCTGGGTGTGCCACTGGGCACGCTGCTGGGGGATCTCAGCAACTGGCGAGTCGCCTTTGGGGCGCTGGGTGTCCTAAGCCTGTTAACGGCCGCTGCGCTGTGGTGTTGGCTACCACCGTTACCGCCACGGGAGCCTGTGCGGCTTAAAGTCCTCGCCCAGCAGTTTACAAATCGTGGCGTGCGGGTAGCGGTGTTAACCACGGCTTTTGTGGTGGTTGGCCACTTTGCTGCCTACACCTTTATTAGCCCCATCCTGCAAGAGATCAGCGGTATTTCCCAGCGCCATGTGAGCAGTCTGCTGCTGCTTTACGGGGCGGCGGGCATTGTGGGTAATATCGCGGCGGGTATGTTTGCCGGGCGGCACCCCTACCGCGCAGTGCTGGCGATTCCCAGCTTGCTGCTCCTTGTCGTGGCCGTATTTCCTTTGCTAGGGGTGCAGCCGAGTAGTGGCGTGATACTGCTTATGGTATGGGGCGCCGTGTTCGGCAGCGTCTCGGTCAGCATTCAAACCTGGATTCTACGCACCGCACCCAATACCGAAGCCGCTACAGCGTTGATGGCGTTTACCTTCAATATGTCCATTGGCCTGGGGGCGATGGTCGGCGGGCGTATCGTTGACAGTACTAGCCTACCCATCGCCATGTGGGCCGCATCAGGATTATTCCTGCTGGGGGCGCTGTTGGTACTAAGCACGCCAGCCAAGGTAGTTGGCCAGAAAACGCGTTGA
- the rpsO gene encoding 30S ribosomal protein S15 — protein sequence MALTAEKKAEIVTEYGRGDNDTGSPEVQVALLSANINGLQDHFKTNKQDHHSRRGLIRMVNQRRKLLDYLKRKDFERYQSLIQRLGLRR from the coding sequence ATGGCTTTAACCGCTGAGAAGAAGGCCGAGATCGTCACCGAATACGGCCGCGGCGATAACGATACGGGTTCCCCTGAAGTGCAGGTTGCCCTGCTGAGCGCCAACATCAATGGCCTGCAGGATCACTTCAAGACCAACAAACAGGATCACCACTCTCGTCGTGGTCTGATCCGCATGGTTAACCAGCGTCGTAAGCTGCTGGACTACCTAAAGCGTAAAGATTTCGAACGCTATCAGTCCCTGATTCAGCGTCTGGGTCTGCGTCGTTAA